The Gemmatimonadaceae bacterium genome includes a window with the following:
- a CDS encoding OmpA family protein produces MRRPVSLFAVGFIALVCTATPAHAQIWKRIKEKVTAKVDSAANAAADSTMDKAARKVTCVVTNTECIAAAEANGQPVVITDAQGNKVSTSDSAQAMTNAAPKTAAAGLGTTAGDLPPSAFVNYDFVPGDSVLFFEDFSHDVVGDAPQRVIPTSGNVEVADYRGQRWYRSNSAGGSLEIDLPGVLPQRFTFEADLTSMDSWGPTIDFSNGASGHDEVVFQGAAGVGNFTSEAIPYDGWHVYHARVMADGPYVKVYVDGKRVANAPRVNIGRSNKILMTYGGNEASPFYITNIRVAEGGKPILWDALMANGRVATHGILFATGSAHIRPESKPTLQLIADMLKAHADLKLTIEGHTDNTGASAANETLSEQRAASVKTYLVSNFGIDGSRLDTKGYGDTKPVAPNTTAEGRQENRRVELVKR; encoded by the coding sequence ATGCGTCGCCCCGTCTCACTGTTCGCCGTTGGATTCATCGCGCTGGTGTGCACGGCCACGCCCGCTCACGCGCAGATCTGGAAGCGGATCAAGGAGAAGGTGACCGCCAAGGTGGACAGCGCGGCGAACGCCGCGGCCGATTCGACCATGGACAAGGCCGCGCGCAAGGTGACCTGCGTCGTGACCAACACGGAGTGCATTGCCGCCGCCGAAGCGAATGGGCAGCCCGTCGTGATCACCGACGCTCAGGGGAACAAGGTCTCGACCTCCGATTCGGCGCAGGCGATGACGAACGCCGCGCCGAAGACCGCGGCGGCCGGATTGGGCACGACGGCGGGCGATCTCCCGCCGTCGGCGTTCGTCAACTACGACTTCGTGCCCGGCGACTCGGTGCTCTTCTTCGAGGACTTCAGCCACGATGTGGTGGGCGATGCGCCGCAGCGCGTCATCCCCACCTCGGGCAATGTCGAGGTGGCGGACTACCGGGGGCAGCGGTGGTACCGGAGCAACAGCGCCGGCGGAAGTCTGGAGATCGATTTGCCGGGCGTGTTGCCCCAGCGTTTCACCTTCGAAGCCGATCTCACCAGCATGGACTCCTGGGGCCCGACGATCGATTTCTCCAACGGCGCCAGCGGTCACGACGAGGTGGTGTTCCAGGGGGCCGCAGGTGTCGGCAACTTCACGTCGGAGGCCATCCCGTATGACGGGTGGCACGTCTACCACGCCCGCGTCATGGCCGACGGCCCATACGTGAAGGTATACGTGGACGGCAAGCGCGTGGCCAACGCCCCCCGGGTCAACATCGGCCGCAGCAACAAGATCCTCATGACCTACGGCGGCAACGAGGCCAGTCCGTTCTACATCACGAACATCCGCGTGGCCGAAGGCGGGAAGCCGATCCTCTGGGACGCGCTGATGGCCAACGGTCGCGTGGCCACGCACGGCATCCTGTTCGCGACGGGGAGCGCGCATATCCGCCCCGAGTCGAAGCCGACGCTCCAGCTGATCGCGGACATGTTGAAAGCCCACGCCGACCTCAAGCTCACGATCGAGGGGCACACCGACAACACCGGGGCCAGCGCGGCCAACGAGACGCTATCGGAGCAGCGCGCGGCGTCGGTGAAGACGTATCTCGTGTCGAACTTCGGGATCGACGGCTCGCGCCTCGATACCAAGGGGTACGGCGATACCAAGCCGGTGGCGCCGAACACCACGGCCGAAGGCCGCCAGGAGAATCGGCGGGTCGAGTTGGTGAAGCGATGA